A genomic segment from Marinobacter subterrani encodes:
- the ybaK gene encoding Cys-tRNA(Pro) deacylase: MTPGINAVRKARLVHTIHEYAHDPASESYGTEAAEKMSVGSERIFKTLVVALDEKELVVAVIPVMSMLSMKLVARAASGKKAAMAEKLAVQRSTGYVLGGVSPLGQKRKLRTFIDDSARNFDTMFVSGGRRGLEIELAPGDLARLTDGTFAPLRQD, encoded by the coding sequence ATGACGCCCGGCATCAATGCGGTGCGCAAGGCCAGGCTGGTCCACACCATCCACGAGTATGCCCATGACCCGGCCAGTGAGAGCTATGGCACCGAAGCGGCCGAGAAAATGTCGGTCGGGTCCGAGCGTATCTTCAAGACGCTGGTGGTCGCTCTTGACGAAAAGGAGCTGGTCGTCGCCGTGATTCCGGTAATGTCCATGCTGAGCATGAAGCTGGTTGCCAGGGCAGCCAGCGGCAAGAAGGCCGCCATGGCCGAGAAACTGGCGGTCCAGCGCAGTACCGGCTACGTGCTGGGAGGCGTCAGCCCTCTGGGCCAGAAACGAAAGCTCAGAACCTTCATTGATGACTCCGCCCGGAACTTCGACACCATGTTCGTCAGCGGTGGCCGTCGCGGGCTGGAAATCGAGCTGGCACCCGGGGATCTGGCCCGGTTGACCGACGGGACCTTTGCTCCGCTGCGCCAGGATTAA
- a CDS encoding GGDEF domain-containing protein: protein MSDNQTPLRRACWVALVYLIAGFAWIAFSDTLAEAWFPDPRTLSLVQTWKGFGFVLTTGLVLLVVLARQLIKDRALLKLQRSQRQSLRMRERQLQVLMDNLPGMAYRCRCDPQWTMLFVSQGCARLTGYAPEELIENRVASYASLMDEEDNERVYCEVKAALANNESFSVEYSLTRKDGRRIWVWERGRGVEEDDGTVVLEGIVLDISDRKRLESELEEMATRDPLTGLLNRREMSKVLDDELERAQRYQRPMAVLWIDFDHFKDVNDTYGHAAGDSVLRAISRLLLESVRSVDSIGRFGGEEFVIVLPEMDLEEARDTAERLRRKVAEAPQPLGDGRSAPLTISVGIAVYPEHGQTAATLCAAADKAMYLAKDRGRNCVAMAHLRHQVDNDS from the coding sequence GTGAGCGACAATCAGACACCATTGCGGCGGGCCTGCTGGGTGGCGCTGGTGTACCTGATCGCCGGCTTCGCCTGGATTGCCTTTTCCGATACCCTTGCCGAGGCCTGGTTTCCGGACCCGCGAACCCTGTCCCTGGTTCAGACCTGGAAGGGCTTCGGGTTTGTACTCACTACCGGGTTGGTGCTGTTAGTCGTGCTGGCTCGCCAGCTTATCAAGGACCGCGCCCTGCTCAAGCTCCAGCGCAGTCAGCGCCAGTCCCTGCGCATGCGGGAGCGCCAGCTACAGGTACTGATGGACAACCTGCCGGGTATGGCATACCGGTGCCGTTGCGACCCGCAATGGACCATGCTGTTTGTGTCCCAGGGTTGCGCCCGGCTGACCGGCTATGCCCCGGAGGAACTGATTGAAAACCGGGTGGCCAGCTATGCCAGCCTGATGGACGAGGAAGACAACGAACGGGTTTACTGCGAAGTGAAGGCAGCACTGGCCAACAACGAGTCGTTCTCGGTGGAATACAGCCTGACCCGCAAGGACGGCCGGCGCATCTGGGTCTGGGAGCGTGGCCGGGGCGTCGAGGAAGACGATGGCACGGTTGTGCTTGAAGGGATTGTGCTGGACATCTCCGACCGCAAGCGATTGGAATCCGAGCTTGAGGAAATGGCGACCCGGGACCCGCTGACCGGGCTCCTTAACCGCCGGGAAATGTCGAAAGTCCTGGATGACGAACTGGAGCGGGCCCAGCGTTATCAGCGGCCAATGGCCGTGCTCTGGATCGATTTCGACCACTTCAAGGACGTCAATGACACTTACGGACACGCCGCCGGTGATTCGGTCCTTCGCGCCATCAGCCGTCTGCTGCTGGAAAGCGTCCGCAGTGTGGACTCCATCGGCCGGTTCGGCGGCGAGGAATTTGTCATCGTCTTGCCGGAAATGGATCTGGAGGAAGCCAGGGATACCGCCGAGCGTTTGCGCCGCAAGGTGGCGGAGGCGCCCCAGCCGCTGGGCGATGGCCGAAGCGCGCCCCTGACCATCAGCGTGGGCATCGCGGTTTATCCCGAGCACGGGCAGACCGCGGCGACCCTTTGTGCCGCCGCGGACAAAGCCATGTACCTGGCCAAGGATCGGGGTCGCAATTGTGTGGCCATGGCGCACCTACGCCATCAGGTAGATAATGATTCCTGA
- a CDS encoding serine hydrolase domain-containing protein translates to MNRLARRALHTCRIPADLETVSFRDAAGENPAAAGVSEEAVEAIWRSVQAMYRTGVHPGIQISVRHRGEQVLHRAIGHASGNGPHDPADAVRVPMTTDTPICYFSASKAVTALLIHMLAEQGLVNLMDPVSYYCPEFASAGKRTITVHQILSHRGGIPAIPRETPIDVLWDNDEIWRLLCAARPVEVDGAKVAYHAITGGFVLQRVLERVTGDTIGNYLDRHLRQPMGMKWFTYGIAPEHLTELASNYATGPTPRFPVSWVVNRALGGDIRTVERVTNDPRFQESVIPAGNLCGTAEEMSRFFQMMLNGGRWNGRRICSELTIRRAIQQFGSLQIDRTMLVPMRFSAGMMLGGNPVGLWGQQSRHAFGHVGLINKLCWADAARDISVSLLNTGFPIVGHHLPALAKFVYTVCDRFPLIPEHRRPAIAA, encoded by the coding sequence ATGAACCGACTTGCCCGCCGTGCCCTTCACACCTGCCGGATTCCAGCGGATCTCGAAACCGTGAGCTTCCGGGATGCGGCGGGTGAGAATCCGGCCGCCGCAGGCGTCAGTGAAGAGGCTGTCGAGGCCATCTGGCGCAGCGTTCAGGCGATGTACCGCACCGGTGTGCATCCCGGTATCCAGATTTCTGTGCGCCACCGGGGCGAACAGGTTCTGCATCGGGCCATTGGCCACGCCAGCGGTAATGGGCCCCATGATCCTGCAGACGCAGTCCGGGTTCCGATGACCACCGATACCCCCATCTGCTATTTTTCCGCCTCCAAGGCAGTGACTGCCCTGCTGATCCACATGCTCGCCGAACAGGGGCTGGTTAACCTGATGGATCCGGTGTCTTACTATTGCCCCGAGTTTGCCAGTGCGGGCAAACGTACCATCACCGTCCACCAGATCCTGTCCCACCGGGGCGGTATTCCGGCCATTCCCCGGGAAACGCCCATCGATGTCCTGTGGGACAACGACGAAATCTGGCGCCTGCTGTGCGCCGCCAGGCCCGTGGAGGTGGACGGCGCCAAGGTCGCCTACCATGCCATCACCGGTGGCTTTGTGCTTCAGCGGGTGCTGGAGCGTGTTACCGGGGACACCATCGGTAACTACCTGGATCGGCACCTGCGCCAGCCAATGGGCATGAAGTGGTTTACCTACGGCATCGCACCGGAGCATCTGACCGAACTGGCCAGCAATTACGCAACCGGTCCGACCCCGCGCTTTCCCGTTTCCTGGGTCGTCAACCGGGCCCTGGGCGGTGACATCCGGACGGTTGAGCGGGTGACCAACGACCCGCGCTTTCAGGAATCGGTGATTCCGGCCGGAAACCTGTGCGGCACCGCGGAAGAAATGAGCCGGTTCTTCCAGATGATGCTGAACGGGGGACGATGGAATGGCCGGCGGATCTGCAGTGAGCTGACCATTCGCCGTGCCATCCAGCAATTCGGCTCGCTGCAGATTGACCGGACCATGTTGGTGCCCATGCGGTTCAGTGCCGGAATGATGTTGGGTGGCAATCCGGTGGGCCTCTGGGGCCAGCAGAGCCGCCATGCCTTCGGCCACGTGGGGCTGATCAACAAGCTCTGCTGGGCCGATGCTGCCCGGGATATCTCGGTCAGCCTGCTCAACACCGGGTTTCCGATTGTCGGCCACCACCTCCCGGCTCTGGCGAAGTTCGTCTATACCGTGTGTGACCGGTTCCCGCTGATTCCCGAGCACCGGCGGCCGGCCATTGCCGCCTGA
- a CDS encoding response regulator produces MALLFLVAALLPVAASAAGPCRNGEIVLGSGVESIRDLGGCIWFLEDPDKSLTLEEVRSLEPGAFTLHEGGVLNFGYTESAYWVRLDLRTRENPGQTDWILELALPLVDEVALFMVRDGTLVEQRRAGYEDNWAERDLAVPNPTFRLSLAPDTLNRVYLRVINTNTFRLPISLWQPDSYIEKVSVDEAVRGILLGAILAILAYNLFVAVSVRERSNIYYVLYLVSATIFIATEQVHGIQLLDSRPALFDKQYLHFQIILTWFWGLLMARSLLETRERSADLDQVIRLCLYSVVATFVLSLFLPYHVAMEWIVVGTIVLSLIMIIVSYLSWRYYNPAARAYFFAWNLALVGFGIYALTVMGLLPLNTFTIYSPQFGLTAQIILFSFALADRIKQVQGEALGWSQRALSNLQRYQSLFDNAIEGVFQVSPDRRFVTANPAMARLLGYNSSRELLQRNPDVLETCIADDRLRRLVVEQLEARGTVKGIEARYLTRDGEERWATISLHTVYDSAGEPTHLEGTCIDATESHNRQRIEREREQERLEKELARNSAEAKSQFLANMSHEIRTPLAAIIGYGETLLDPDLNEREKRSSAETVVRSGRHLLELVNDILDHSKIDANKLDVDIVSVNLPELLDEIRAFFAPRAREKGLDFTIICDYPLPEQILTDPTRLRQIIINLCGNALKFTEKGSISLIVRCDREEERLVARVVDTGIGMKSEQLGRLFDPFAQGSAAISRQYGGTGLGLSISRRLAEMLGGSIRVDSTYGEGSEFELSIRTGPLAKVHFLRDASELSQRRRAIPMVVAPKLSGRILCAEDNDVNRRLVSLLVSRTGAELVHVGNGAEALELAIREPFDLILMDIQMPVMNGRDATAALREAGVNTPVIALTANVMSEDIADYRLAGCNEHLAKPIDKQRFFETLARYLVVAPDSLSSPVPRFQGKVLVAEDNEENRQLVERMLRREGLDVVAVTSGEEAVRAALADTVHLVLMDRHMPGMDGVAATRLLRQAGFRRPVIAFTAGDQQETDALLQAGCDGVLNKPIDQAHLRSLLERLLGLSPVALSEADEDAEIAHLVGQFLGSLAGRQQRMSDALARGDRGVIITEAHQIKGTAGAMGYPLMTRQAGQLEELVKATSPDWERVRSELDGLGEMIDRALAAAGARG; encoded by the coding sequence ATGGCACTGCTGTTTCTGGTTGCGGCTCTCCTGCCGGTGGCGGCCAGTGCTGCGGGGCCCTGCCGTAATGGCGAGATTGTTCTTGGCAGCGGTGTTGAGAGCATCCGTGATCTTGGTGGCTGCATCTGGTTCCTGGAAGATCCGGACAAGAGCCTTACCCTGGAGGAAGTACGGAGCCTGGAGCCGGGCGCGTTCACCCTTCATGAGGGCGGTGTGCTGAACTTCGGCTACACCGAATCTGCCTACTGGGTGCGTCTTGACCTGCGCACACGTGAGAACCCCGGGCAAACCGACTGGATCCTGGAGCTGGCGTTACCGCTGGTGGATGAGGTGGCCCTGTTCATGGTGCGCGACGGCACCCTGGTCGAGCAGCGTCGGGCCGGCTACGAGGATAACTGGGCCGAACGGGATCTGGCAGTCCCCAATCCGACCTTCCGACTGTCCCTGGCGCCGGATACCCTGAACCGCGTCTACCTGCGGGTGATCAACACCAATACCTTCCGCCTGCCAATCAGCCTCTGGCAACCTGACAGCTACATCGAAAAGGTCTCCGTGGACGAGGCAGTCCGGGGCATTCTGCTGGGTGCAATCCTGGCGATCCTGGCCTACAACCTGTTTGTGGCGGTCTCGGTCCGCGAGCGCAGTAACATCTACTACGTACTCTACCTGGTGTCGGCGACCATATTCATTGCCACCGAGCAGGTTCATGGCATCCAGTTGCTGGACAGCCGGCCGGCGCTGTTCGACAAGCAATACCTGCATTTCCAGATCATTCTGACCTGGTTCTGGGGGTTGCTCATGGCGCGCTCCCTGCTGGAAACGCGGGAGCGGTCGGCGGATCTCGACCAGGTCATTCGGCTCTGTCTCTACTCGGTTGTCGCCACTTTTGTGCTGTCGCTGTTTCTGCCCTACCACGTGGCCATGGAATGGATTGTCGTTGGCACCATCGTCCTGAGCCTGATCATGATCATTGTCAGTTATCTGTCCTGGCGCTACTACAACCCGGCAGCCAGGGCCTACTTCTTTGCCTGGAATCTGGCACTGGTCGGGTTTGGAATCTATGCCCTGACGGTGATGGGGCTGCTGCCGCTGAATACCTTCACCATCTATTCGCCCCAGTTCGGCCTGACCGCCCAGATCATCCTCTTCTCGTTTGCCCTCGCAGACCGGATCAAGCAGGTTCAGGGCGAGGCGCTGGGCTGGAGCCAGAGGGCACTGTCGAACCTGCAGCGTTACCAGTCACTGTTTGATAACGCCATTGAGGGCGTGTTCCAGGTCTCTCCGGACCGGCGTTTTGTCACCGCCAATCCCGCCATGGCGCGGTTGCTGGGTTACAACAGCAGCCGGGAGCTGCTCCAGCGCAACCCGGATGTGCTGGAGACCTGCATTGCCGACGACCGGTTACGCCGGCTGGTGGTGGAGCAGCTTGAGGCCAGGGGCACGGTGAAGGGCATCGAGGCCCGTTACCTGACCCGCGACGGTGAAGAGCGCTGGGCGACCATCTCACTGCACACGGTTTATGACTCGGCAGGCGAACCGACACATCTCGAGGGCACCTGTATCGATGCCACGGAGAGCCATAACCGCCAGCGCATCGAGCGGGAGCGGGAGCAGGAGCGGCTGGAAAAAGAGCTGGCCCGCAACTCCGCCGAGGCCAAGAGCCAGTTCCTGGCCAACATGAGCCATGAAATCCGCACGCCGCTGGCGGCGATCATCGGTTACGGCGAAACCCTGCTGGATCCCGACCTGAACGAGCGGGAGAAGCGCAGCAGCGCCGAGACCGTGGTGCGCAGCGGGCGCCACCTGCTGGAACTGGTCAACGATATTCTTGACCACTCGAAAATTGACGCCAACAAGCTGGATGTCGATATCGTTTCGGTCAATCTGCCGGAGCTGCTGGATGAAATCCGGGCCTTCTTTGCGCCCCGGGCCCGGGAAAAGGGCCTGGATTTCACCATCATCTGCGACTATCCCTTGCCGGAGCAGATCCTGACCGACCCGACGCGGTTGCGTCAGATCATCATAAACCTGTGCGGCAACGCCCTGAAATTCACTGAAAAAGGCTCGATTTCCCTGATTGTCCGGTGTGATCGCGAAGAGGAGCGGCTGGTGGCCCGGGTGGTTGATACCGGCATCGGCATGAAGTCCGAGCAGCTGGGGCGGCTGTTCGACCCCTTCGCCCAGGGCAGCGCTGCCATCTCCAGGCAATACGGTGGCACCGGGCTGGGGCTCAGTATTTCCCGGCGCCTGGCGGAAATGCTGGGCGGCAGTATCCGGGTGGACAGCACCTACGGCGAAGGCAGTGAGTTTGAACTCTCGATCCGCACCGGGCCGCTGGCAAAGGTGCATTTCCTGCGCGATGCCTCGGAACTGAGCCAGCGTCGCAGGGCCATACCCATGGTGGTGGCACCGAAGCTGTCGGGCCGGATCCTGTGTGCCGAAGACAACGACGTGAACCGGCGCCTGGTGTCCCTGCTGGTCTCCCGCACCGGGGCCGAGCTGGTGCATGTGGGCAATGGTGCCGAGGCCCTGGAGCTTGCCATCCGCGAGCCTTTCGATCTGATTCTGATGGATATCCAGATGCCGGTCATGAACGGCCGGGATGCCACGGCCGCGTTGCGCGAGGCCGGAGTGAACACGCCCGTGATCGCGCTTACCGCCAACGTGATGTCTGAGGATATTGCCGATTACCGGCTGGCAGGCTGTAATGAGCATCTGGCCAAGCCCATCGACAAGCAACGCTTCTTCGAAACCCTGGCCCGGTATCTGGTGGTGGCCCCGGACAGCCTGTCCAGCCCGGTGCCACGGTTCCAGGGCAAGGTTCTGGTGGCTGAAGACAACGAGGAGAATCGCCAGTTGGTCGAGCGTATGCTGCGGCGCGAGGGGTTGGATGTTGTGGCGGTGACCAGTGGCGAGGAGGCGGTGCGTGCCGCGCTGGCAGACACGGTTCATCTGGTTCTGATGGATCGTCATATGCCGGGTATGGATGGTGTTGCCGCGACCAGGCTGCTGCGCCAGGCGGGCTTCCGGCGGCCAGTGATCGCCTTTACCGCCGGCGATCAGCAAGAAACCGATGCGCTGCTCCAGGCCGGCTGTGACGGAGTTTTGAACAAGCCGATTGACCAGGCGCATCTGCGGTCGCTGCTGGAACGGTTGCTGGGCCTCAGCCCGGTCGCCCTCTCCGAGGCCGATGAAGATGCCGAGATTGCCCACCTGGTTGGCCAGTTTCTGGGCAGTCTGGCGGGTCGACAGCAAAGGATGAGTGACGCGCTGGCCCGGGGTGACCGGGGCGTAATAATAACCGAAGCCCATCAGATCAAGGGCACAGCGGGGGCCATGGGCTATCCGCTGATGACCCGCCAGGCGGGTCAGCTTGAAGAGCTTGTGAAAGCGACGTCGCCGGACTGGGAACGGGTTCGCAGCGAACTTGACGGACTGGGTGAAATGATAGACCGTGCCCTGGCCGCTGCCGGGGCGCGAGGCTGA
- a CDS encoding response regulator — MTDLKVLVVEDEPVMRERLVNMLYKAGATQVAECVDAGSARSAFEAGEFQIILLDLGLPDGDGHELMLEFKRRREEQHIVLVTADDSIESIQRAISAGANGYVVKPYSQEKIHDVVNNYAMVHGGDMATMQGLNRRH, encoded by the coding sequence ATGACGGACCTTAAAGTGCTGGTAGTGGAAGACGAGCCGGTAATGCGAGAGCGGCTGGTGAACATGCTCTACAAGGCCGGAGCAACGCAGGTCGCCGAGTGCGTGGATGCCGGCTCTGCCAGGTCGGCCTTCGAAGCCGGTGAGTTCCAGATCATCCTGCTGGATCTCGGGCTGCCGGACGGCGATGGCCACGAGCTGATGCTGGAGTTCAAGCGGCGCCGGGAGGAGCAGCACATCGTTCTGGTGACGGCTGACGATTCAATTGAAAGTATTCAGCGGGCCATCAGTGCGGGCGCCAACGGCTATGTGGTGAAACCCTACTCCCAGGAAAAGATTCATGATGTAGTGAACAATTACGCCATGGTTCACGGCGGAGACATGGCGACCATGCAGGGTCTGAACCGTCGCCACTGA
- a CDS encoding 3'-5' exonuclease codes for MTTIRPAFIDFEASSLDLIASYPIEVGICMPDGSLHSWLICPHVLWQDWSESAEQIHGISRQTLERDGAAVSEVARALNELVPEQVFCDAWTFDSFWLHRLFKATRIRPAFQLESISALLDSRQVRQWSATRQQVISELGLPVHRAANDALILHKTWQRLAVEDHTAVPTTKFL; via the coding sequence ATGACCACTATCCGCCCGGCATTCATCGATTTCGAGGCATCCAGTCTTGATCTCATCGCAAGCTACCCGATTGAAGTAGGCATCTGCATGCCGGACGGAAGCCTGCACAGCTGGCTGATCTGTCCCCATGTGCTCTGGCAGGACTGGTCCGAGAGTGCCGAGCAGATCCACGGCATTTCCCGCCAGACCCTGGAAAGGGACGGTGCGGCGGTCAGCGAGGTGGCGCGGGCGCTGAATGAGTTGGTGCCGGAACAGGTGTTTTGCGATGCTTGGACCTTTGACAGTTTCTGGCTGCACCGGTTGTTCAAGGCAACCCGCATACGGCCGGCGTTCCAGCTCGAGTCTATCTCGGCCCTGCTGGATTCACGGCAGGTTCGGCAGTGGTCCGCCACGCGCCAACAGGTCATCTCGGAACTCGGCCTGCCCGTGCACCGGGCGGCCAATGACGCCCTGATCCTGCATAAAACCTGGCAACGCCTCGCCGTGGAAGATCACACCGCCGTACCGACTACGAAGTTTCTCTGA
- the queC gene encoding 7-cyano-7-deazaguanine synthase QueC has translation MTDTVVVIYSGGMDSYTLLHLARERGYKVHALSFNYGQRHVKELDCARSVCTALGIPHKVIDIRAMSEVMAGSSLTSDLEVPEGHYEEDSMKATVVPNRNMILLSLATGYAVTMAADAVWYGAHGGDHAIYPDCRPEFVAKMDAVCRVANYEPVGIEAPFMAMDKGRILAEGLRLGLDYARTWTCYNGRDRACGRCGSCVERLEAFAANGVTDPLEYEGNR, from the coding sequence ATGACTGACACCGTGGTTGTAATCTATTCCGGAGGCATGGACTCCTACACCCTGCTGCATCTCGCCAGGGAGCGTGGCTATAAGGTACATGCCCTGTCCTTCAATTATGGCCAGCGGCACGTCAAGGAGCTGGACTGCGCGCGTTCGGTGTGTACGGCCCTGGGCATTCCCCACAAGGTGATCGATATCCGCGCCATGAGTGAGGTGATGGCCGGTTCCTCGCTGACGTCGGATCTCGAGGTGCCGGAAGGTCACTATGAAGAAGACAGCATGAAGGCCACTGTGGTGCCTAATCGCAACATGATCCTGCTGTCGCTGGCGACCGGTTACGCGGTGACGATGGCTGCCGATGCTGTCTGGTATGGCGCACACGGCGGTGACCACGCCATCTATCCGGATTGCCGGCCGGAATTCGTGGCGAAGATGGATGCGGTGTGCCGGGTGGCCAACTATGAGCCGGTCGGCATCGAGGCGCCCTTCATGGCCATGGACAAGGGCCGGATTCTGGCGGAAGGTCTTCGTCTCGGGCTGGATTACGCCCGCACCTGGACCTGCTATAACGGTCGCGACCGGGCCTGTGGCCGTTGCGGCTCCTGCGTCGAGCGTCTCGAGGCGTTTGCCGCCAATGGCGTCACCGACCCGCTTGAGTATGAGGGTAATCGTTGA
- the queE gene encoding 7-carboxy-7-deazaguanine synthase produces the protein MYRVKEAFYTLQGEGAQAGRAAVFCRFSKCNLWTGREKDRASAICNFCDTDFVGTDGQNGGRFDSPDALARHIRALWPDAPGKPYVVCTGGEPLLQLDTALIEAFHRAGLEVGVETNGTLPAPEGIDWLCVSPKADAPVVIDTCDELKLVYPQPLAMPERFLGIRASHYFLSPMASPAVPETAVDEIKQSNTRRATDYCLAHPQWRLTLQMHKIIGID, from the coding sequence ATGTATCGGGTCAAGGAAGCTTTCTACACCCTGCAGGGTGAGGGTGCCCAGGCCGGTCGTGCCGCCGTGTTCTGCCGGTTCAGCAAGTGCAACCTCTGGACCGGGCGGGAGAAAGACCGGGCCAGTGCGATCTGCAATTTCTGTGACACGGATTTTGTCGGCACCGATGGCCAGAACGGCGGCCGGTTTGACTCGCCGGACGCCCTGGCCCGCCACATTCGTGCGCTCTGGCCGGATGCGCCCGGCAAGCCCTACGTGGTCTGCACCGGCGGCGAACCCCTGTTGCAACTGGATACTGCCCTGATTGAGGCTTTCCATCGGGCAGGCCTTGAAGTCGGCGTGGAAACCAACGGTACCCTGCCGGCGCCGGAGGGCATTGACTGGCTGTGTGTCAGCCCGAAGGCCGATGCGCCGGTGGTGATCGATACCTGTGATGAGCTGAAACTGGTGTACCCGCAGCCTCTGGCGATGCCCGAGCGCTTCCTGGGCATTCGCGCAAGCCATTACTTCCTGTCTCCGATGGCATCGCCCGCCGTACCGGAAACCGCCGTGGACGAGATCAAACAAAGCAATACCCGCCGTGCTACGGATTACTGCCTGGCCCACCCGCAATGGCGCCTGACCCTGCAGATGCACAAGATCATTGGCATCGACTGA
- a CDS encoding AraC family transcriptional regulator, giving the protein MRASVSTGQDLGMPAIYLHLLAELLNTIGVDEQDLLLRVGLDPARLQSTNLRVSQPQASEFVTRAIIESGEPGLGILLARELKLPLHGALGTAVMSSRTLGDAMELVTRYLTLRVPHLKVSKRENGSLAWYLVSCGIDLGPLQGFIMDAMLFGCVSMGAQLTGSVVDGLRILRRGPEPAYFQRFRARIPVPVEFGATENALVIPLARLSLPVRFTDDQLAASSRAQCEEALQQLTEDAGFACRVRRVIETSYPFPPKLARVAGTLFVSDRTLKRRLHEEDASFQQLVDRVRLERAADLLRNTAMNLSQIADALGYADAANFTRAFKRWTGTSPSQYRNTWKAAGVGKKTAERVPVAG; this is encoded by the coding sequence ATGCGCGCCTCCGTATCAACGGGCCAGGATCTGGGCATGCCGGCCATCTATCTTCACCTTCTGGCCGAGCTGCTGAACACCATCGGTGTCGACGAGCAGGATCTCCTGCTCCGGGTCGGCCTGGATCCGGCCCGCCTGCAATCCACCAATCTCCGGGTCAGCCAGCCCCAGGCCAGCGAATTTGTCACCCGGGCCATTATCGAGAGCGGCGAGCCGGGGCTTGGCATACTGCTGGCCCGGGAGCTGAAACTTCCCCTGCACGGCGCCCTGGGAACGGCGGTGATGAGCAGCCGCACCCTGGGTGACGCCATGGAGCTGGTGACCCGCTACCTGACCCTTCGGGTGCCCCACCTCAAGGTGAGCAAACGGGAAAACGGCAGTCTCGCGTGGTACCTCGTGTCCTGTGGCATTGATCTGGGGCCGCTGCAGGGCTTTATCATGGATGCCATGCTGTTCGGGTGCGTGTCCATGGGCGCCCAGTTGACCGGCTCGGTGGTTGACGGGTTGCGGATTCTTCGCCGTGGCCCGGAGCCTGCCTATTTCCAGCGCTTTCGCGCCCGGATTCCGGTACCGGTGGAATTCGGTGCCACGGAAAATGCCCTGGTCATTCCGCTGGCCCGCCTGAGCCTGCCGGTTCGCTTCACCGACGACCAGTTGGCTGCCTCCTCCCGGGCCCAGTGCGAAGAGGCGCTTCAGCAACTCACCGAGGATGCCGGATTCGCCTGCCGGGTGCGCCGGGTGATTGAAACCAGTTACCCCTTCCCGCCGAAACTCGCCCGGGTTGCAGGTACGCTCTTCGTCTCCGACCGAACACTCAAGCGCCGGCTGCACGAGGAAGACGCCAGTTTCCAGCAGCTGGTGGACCGGGTTCGGCTGGAACGGGCGGCGGATCTGCTCCGCAATACCGCCATGAACCTGAGCCAGATTGCCGATGCCCTGGGTTACGCCGATGCGGCCAACTTTACCCGGGCCTTCAAGCGCTGGACCGGCACCAGCCCGAGCCAGTACCGGAACACCTGGAAAGCAGCGGGCGTCGGGAAAAAGACCGCCGAGCGGGTGCCGGTAGCCGGGTAG
- a CDS encoding alpha/beta fold hydrolase: MRVPTPNLWPAARIGQRVLLQARRRQTLVDGHNMVYLERGKPGAGRPTLVLIHGFAAMKENWGLWLQRLPRDWHLLAPDLPGFGESDYRPDACYRYETQAQRLKHWLASVHTDNLHLAGSSMGGAIAAVLAHSLPSAPRSLTLLNSAGIPEHDQVDIHAPVESDRDAILIPRDWKGVYRMFNSVGTGRPSVSGLAMAGLLGPDLLERRSALQHIFRDMLADALAPARYLGPDTPPLQVQWGDRDVITPTRCVDWLSSATPHAEIHMFRGIGHLPMLETPGRSASVLERFIRRQGP, from the coding sequence ATGAGAGTTCCCACGCCCAACCTCTGGCCTGCTGCACGCATAGGGCAACGCGTCCTGTTGCAGGCGCGCCGCCGGCAAACCCTGGTTGACGGCCACAACATGGTCTATCTGGAACGCGGCAAGCCGGGCGCCGGGCGCCCGACCCTGGTGCTGATCCACGGGTTTGCCGCGATGAAGGAAAACTGGGGGCTGTGGCTGCAACGGCTACCCCGGGACTGGCACCTGCTCGCACCCGACCTGCCCGGCTTCGGTGAAAGCGACTACCGGCCGGATGCCTGCTACCGCTACGAAACCCAGGCACAACGCCTGAAGCACTGGCTGGCCAGCGTGCATACGGACAACCTTCACCTCGCCGGCAGTTCCATGGGCGGTGCGATTGCGGCGGTTCTGGCCCATTCACTGCCCTCTGCGCCACGTTCATTGACCCTGCTGAACAGTGCCGGGATCCCCGAGCACGACCAGGTGGACATCCACGCGCCCGTTGAGTCCGATCGGGACGCCATTCTGATTCCCCGGGACTGGAAAGGCGTTTACCGCATGTTCAACAGTGTCGGTACGGGCAGGCCCTCAGTCTCCGGGCTGGCCATGGCCGGCCTGCTGGGACCCGATCTTCTGGAGCGCCGGAGTGCCCTTCAGCATATCTTCCGGGACATGCTGGCGGACGCCCTGGCGCCGGCCCGCTATCTCGGGCCGGACACGCCACCACTGCAAGTCCAGTGGGGCGACCGGGACGTTATCACACCCACCCGATGCGTTGACTGGCTCAGCTCGGCCACACCTCACGCCGAGATCCATATGTTCCGGGGTATCGGGCACCTGCCGATGCTGGAAACGCCCGGGCGTTCCGCGAGCGTCCTGGAGCGCTTCATTCGCCGCCAAGGGCCGTGA